GCGCGGGCGTGCCGGCCGGCGTGTTCAGCGTCGTCACGGGCGACCCGAAGGCGATCGGCGGCGAGCTGACGTCGAACCCGATCGTGCGCAAGCTGTCGTTCACGGGCTCGACGCCGGTCGGCCGCCTGCTGATGGCGCAGTGCGCGGCGACGGTCAAGAAGGTATCGCTGGAGCTCGGCGGCAACGCACCGTTCATCGTGTTCGACGACGCCGATCTCGATGCGGCCGTGCAGGGCGCGATCGCGTCGAAGTACCGCAACAGCGGCCAGACGTGCGTGTGCACGAACCGCTTCTACGTGCACGAAGCCGTGTACGACCAGTTCGCGCAGAAGCTCGCGGCGGCCGTCGGCCAGTTGAAGGTCGGCCGCGGCACGGAGCCGGGCGTCACGCAGGGCCCGCTGATCAACGAAGCGGCCGTGCTGAAGGTCGAGGCGCACATCGAGGACGCGCTCGCGAAGGGCGCGACCGTCGTGACGGGCGGCAAGCGCCACGCGCTCGGCCACGGCTTCTTCGAGCCGACCGTGCTGACGGGCGTCACGCCGGCGATGAAGGTCGCGAAGGAAGAGACGTTCGGGCCGCTCGCGCCGCTGTTCAAGTTCGGCAGCGACGACGAGGTGATCCGCCTCGCGAACGACACCGAGTTCGGCCTCGCCGCGTACTTCTACAGCCGCGACATCGGCCGCGTGTGGAAGGTGGCCGAAGCGCTCGAATACGGGATGGTCGGCGTGAACACGGGCCTGATCTCGAACGAGGTCGCGCCGTTCGGCGGCGTCAAGCAGTCGGGCCTCGGCCGCGAAGGCTCGCACTACGGCATCGACGACTACGTCGTGATCAAGTACCTCTGCCTGGCCGTCTGACGGTTCGGGGCCTGCCGCTTCCCGGCGACAGGCCCTCGCCGCCCGGCCGGAACCGGGCGGCCCGACGCGGGCCGGCGCCTCCCCGTCGTGCCCGCGTCACCCTCCCTTCCCGCGATCAGCGGAATACGTTCACCGCCTCCACCAGCCGCGCCGCCTGCTGCTTCAGGCTTTCCGACGCCGCCGTGCTCTGCTCGACGAGCGCCGCGTTCTGCTGCGTGATGTTGTCCAGATGCACGACCGCCTGGTCGACCTGCGCGACGCCGGTACTCTGTTCGGCCGTCGATGAACTGATCTCCGCGATGAGATCCGACACGCGCTTCACCTGCGTGACGATGTCCTCCATCGTCTT
This is a stretch of genomic DNA from Burkholderia cenocepacia. It encodes these proteins:
- the gabD gene encoding NADP-dependent succinate-semialdehyde dehydrogenase, whose amino-acid sequence is MSTAQETLALKDPSLFRQQAYVNGEWQGATNGETFEVRNPATGGLLGTVPAMGTAETRHAIDAANAAWPAWRKKTAKERAVILRKWHDLMMDNADDLALILTTEQGKSLAEAKGEIGYAASFLEWFAEEGKRVYGDTIPTPASDKRIVVTKEAIGVCAAITPWNFPAAMITRKVGPALAAGCPIVVKPAEATPFSALAMAVLAERAGVPAGVFSVVTGDPKAIGGELTSNPIVRKLSFTGSTPVGRLLMAQCAATVKKVSLELGGNAPFIVFDDADLDAAVQGAIASKYRNSGQTCVCTNRFYVHEAVYDQFAQKLAAAVGQLKVGRGTEPGVTQGPLINEAAVLKVEAHIEDALAKGATVVTGGKRHALGHGFFEPTVLTGVTPAMKVAKEETFGPLAPLFKFGSDDEVIRLANDTEFGLAAYFYSRDIGRVWKVAEALEYGMVGVNTGLISNEVAPFGGVKQSGLGREGSHYGIDDYVVIKYLCLAV